One genomic region from Tachysurus fulvidraco isolate hzauxx_2018 chromosome 14, HZAU_PFXX_2.0, whole genome shotgun sequence encodes:
- the LOC113656249 gene encoding interleukin-17 receptor E isoform X2, protein MRAQGVFTCAVVALHLFFFTSSVENVVVVKEKWSNADKKQITPWINLSTVKSKGYDACVRLRLYIKPLSNKTLRIEFYELGVRNFRNLLIQRGRHDNNTISWKLMFDDQSTRVKIRKRSSINKHLDIRRERVWELQYDCFMASRGSTVHVAVYDLNQTLINDSYTVEVLPPDSGVPAYKVTPDILSKHFIVDVEEGKFVHMKLCRRMNVVCTNITSQMINSTLNRTVTLKLPYLVPCLCVQVYYPGVDTSRPTVCPLNDKILPGGGEVLSSSSLKLFGSSVLKWEHKCPLIQFKPDVSLCWQHIRNHSQCVSVQNSSLLMSNLKYNVSDVDKHPHMCLKFFLNGSHHVFCPFSSGDLSEWDVTVVPGFQRLSVRLSSSIPATFAAQLCVEEGETCVLKENVHTVQMEGLRDVEMTVPLPFFTLGMCVQVWRTEPALRGRRIICPDYTHRRWGLIVAASLGLLVAITTVGIVTYNLIKQQTSAWCSAERKPVLLVCSSDETSHISAVCALAYGLQEELHMDVRLAQWAQCSTQTSLAQLGPAPWLYGQCQQVHSVGGMVLIAWSPKAQQTFLQWRERASGGKADKAGQMDKVLLEEQSDKQGQKCTESQSSITAPVFNASLISMWAGLQSERHGQGFGLVCFRGLSNTRCIPKELRGIQRYCLPRDLSNLIHQMDVNVHGPRHRVQNRSKWCCWSRLLSKGLSFWLSQRLAQRLDAWLPQTPAKPDSKHLPKRSHKNASEKVLRKKFKKKRKEKKNIKGNLDTQKVLLG, encoded by the exons AAATGGTCCAATGCTG ACAAGAAGCAGATCACGCCGTGGATAAACCTCTCAACGGTTAAGTCCAAGGGTTACGATGCGTGCGTGAGACTGCGTCTGTACATAAAGCCCCTGT CCAATAAAACCCTACGGATCGAGTTCTATGAATTAGGTGTAAGAAATTTCCGCAATCTTTTGATCCAGAGAGGTCGTCATGACAACAACACTATTTCG TGGAAACTGATGTTTGATGACCAAAGTACAAGAGTTAAAATCCGAAAACGCTCGTCCATCAACAAACATCTAGATATCCGGAGAGAACGTGTG TGGGAGTTGCAGTATGACTGTTTTATGGCTAGTAGAGGCAGTACAGTCCACGTGGCTGTGTATGACTTAAACCAAACACTCATTAACGACTCGTACACTGTGGAAG TCTTGCCACCAGATTCTGGAGTGCCCGCATATAAAGTAACACCGGATATCCTCTCAAAGCACTTTATCGTTGACGTGGAGGAGGGCAAATTTGTGCACATGAAGTTATGCCGCAGAATGAACGTAGTGTGTACAAATATCACTTCCCAAATG ATCAATTCTACGCTTAATCGCACAGTCACGTTAAAGCTTCCTTACTTGGTGCCCTGTTTATGCGTGCAG GTGTATTACCCTGGAGTCGATACCAGTAGACCCACCGTCTGTCCACTAAATGACAAAATATTGCCAG GAGGTGGAGAAGTGTTGTCCAGCAGCTCACTGAAGCTGTTTGGTAGCTCAGTTCTAAAGTGGGAGCACAAATGCCCCTTAATCCAGTTCAAACCTGATGTCTCTCTCTGCTGGCAACATATTAGAAACCACTcgcagtgtgtttctgtgcaaaaCTCCAGCCTGCTCATGAGCAACCTG aaATACAATGTGTCTGATGTAGACAAGCATCCCCACATGTGTCTGAAG TTTTTTCTAAACGGTAGCCATCATGTCTTCTGCCCCTTCAGCTCAG GTGATTTATCAGAATGGGATGTTACTGTAGTTCCTGGATTTCAGCGTCTGTCCGTACGTCTGTCCTCCAGTATCCCAGCGACCTTTGCTGCCCAGCTCTGTGTGGAAGAAGGAGAAACTTGTGTCTTGAAAGAAAATGTGCACACTGTTCAGATG GAAGGATTAAGAGACGTGGAGATGACTGTGCCTCTTCCCTTTTTCACCCTAGGaatgtgtgtacag GTGTGGCGGACTGAGCCTGCTCTCCGTGGAAGGAGAATCATATGTCCTGATT ATACTCACAGGAGATGGGGTCTTATTGTTGCTGCATCACTGGGCCTCCTGGTTGCCATAACAACAGTGGGCATCGTCACCTACAACCTGATCAAACAGCAGACATCAG CATGGTGCTCTGCTGAAAGAAAACCCGTTTTGCTGGTCTGCTCCTCGGACGAAACAAGTCACATTTCGGCTGTGTGCGCTTTAGCCTACGGCCTGCAGGAGGAGCTTCACATGGACGTGCGCCTAGCTCAGTGGGCCCAATGCAGCACTCAGACCTCTCTGGCCCAACTAGGTCCTGCCCCCTGGCTCTACGGCCAATGCCAGCAGGTACACAGTGTAGGTGGGATGGTGCTCATAGCCTGGAGCCCTAAAGCCCAGCAGACTTTCCTCcaatggagagagagagctagtgGAGGAAAAGCAGACAAGGCGGGACAGATGGACAAAGTGCTGCTAGAAGAACAGAGCGATAAACAAGGACAAAAGTGCACAGAGAGCCAGTCTTCTATCACAGCACCAGTGTTTAACGCCAGCCTCATAAGCATGTGGGCGGGACTCCAGAGCGAGAGGCATGGTCAAGGATTTGGTCTTGTGTGTTTCCGAGGCTTAAGCAACACAAGGTGTATTCCGAAGGAGCTCAGAGGCATTCAGAGATACTGCCTTCCTAGAGATCTCTCCAACCTGATACATCAAATGGATGTAAACGTACATGGACCAAGACACAGGGTCCAAAACAGGAGTAAATGGTGCTGTTGGTCCCGCCTTTTGTCCAAAGGACTGTCTTTCTGGTTGTCGCAGAGGCTCGCTCAGAGACTGGACGCATGGCTTCCTCAGACTCCAGCGAAGCCAGACAGCAAACATCTTCCGAAACGGTCACATAAAAACGCCAGTGAAAAGGTGTTAAggaaaaagtttaaaaagaaacgaaaagaaaagaaaaatattaaaggTAATCTTGACACACAGAAAGTGCTACTGGGGTAA
- the LOC113656249 gene encoding interleukin-17 receptor E isoform X3, whose protein sequence is MRAQGVFTCAVVALHLFFFTSSVENVVVVKEKWSNADKKQITPWINLSTVKSKGYDACVRLRLYIKPLSANKTLRIEFYELGVRNFRNLLIQRGRHDNNTISWKLMFDDQSTRVKIRKRSSINKHLDIRRERVWELQYDCFMASRGSTVHVAVYDLNQTLINDSYTVEDSGVPAYKVTPDILSKHFIVDVEEGKFVHMKLCRRMNVVCTNITSQMINSTLNRTVTLKLPYLVPCLCVQVYYPGVDTSRPTVCPLNDKILPGGGEVLSSSSLKLFGSSVLKWEHKCPLIQFKPDVSLCWQHIRNHSQCVSVQNSSLLMSNLKYNVSDVDKHPHMCLKFFLNGSHHVFCPFSSGDLSEWDVTVVPGFQRLSVRLSSSIPATFAAQLCVEEGETCVLKENVHTVQMEGLRDVEMTVPLPFFTLGMCVQVWRTEPALRGRRIICPDYTHRRWGLIVAASLGLLVAITTVGIVTYNLIKQQTSAWCSAERKPVLLVCSSDETSHISAVCALAYGLQEELHMDVRLAQWAQCSTQTSLAQLGPAPWLYGQCQQVHSVGGMVLIAWSPKAQQTFLQWRERASGGKADKAGQMDKVLLEEQSDKQGQKCTESQSSITAPVFNASLISMWAGLQSERHGQGFGLVCFRGLSNTRCIPKELRGIQRYCLPRDLSNLIHQMDVNVHGPRHRVQNRSKWCCWSRLLSKGLSFWLSQRLAQRLDAWLPQTPAKPDSKHLPKRSHKNASEKVLRKKFKKKRKEKKNIKGNLDTQKVLLG, encoded by the exons AAATGGTCCAATGCTG ACAAGAAGCAGATCACGCCGTGGATAAACCTCTCAACGGTTAAGTCCAAGGGTTACGATGCGTGCGTGAGACTGCGTCTGTACATAAAGCCCCTGT CAGCCAATAAAACCCTACGGATCGAGTTCTATGAATTAGGTGTAAGAAATTTCCGCAATCTTTTGATCCAGAGAGGTCGTCATGACAACAACACTATTTCG TGGAAACTGATGTTTGATGACCAAAGTACAAGAGTTAAAATCCGAAAACGCTCGTCCATCAACAAACATCTAGATATCCGGAGAGAACGTGTG TGGGAGTTGCAGTATGACTGTTTTATGGCTAGTAGAGGCAGTACAGTCCACGTGGCTGTGTATGACTTAAACCAAACACTCATTAACGACTCGTACACTGTGGAAG ATTCTGGAGTGCCCGCATATAAAGTAACACCGGATATCCTCTCAAAGCACTTTATCGTTGACGTGGAGGAGGGCAAATTTGTGCACATGAAGTTATGCCGCAGAATGAACGTAGTGTGTACAAATATCACTTCCCAAATG ATCAATTCTACGCTTAATCGCACAGTCACGTTAAAGCTTCCTTACTTGGTGCCCTGTTTATGCGTGCAG GTGTATTACCCTGGAGTCGATACCAGTAGACCCACCGTCTGTCCACTAAATGACAAAATATTGCCAG GAGGTGGAGAAGTGTTGTCCAGCAGCTCACTGAAGCTGTTTGGTAGCTCAGTTCTAAAGTGGGAGCACAAATGCCCCTTAATCCAGTTCAAACCTGATGTCTCTCTCTGCTGGCAACATATTAGAAACCACTcgcagtgtgtttctgtgcaaaaCTCCAGCCTGCTCATGAGCAACCTG aaATACAATGTGTCTGATGTAGACAAGCATCCCCACATGTGTCTGAAG TTTTTTCTAAACGGTAGCCATCATGTCTTCTGCCCCTTCAGCTCAG GTGATTTATCAGAATGGGATGTTACTGTAGTTCCTGGATTTCAGCGTCTGTCCGTACGTCTGTCCTCCAGTATCCCAGCGACCTTTGCTGCCCAGCTCTGTGTGGAAGAAGGAGAAACTTGTGTCTTGAAAGAAAATGTGCACACTGTTCAGATG GAAGGATTAAGAGACGTGGAGATGACTGTGCCTCTTCCCTTTTTCACCCTAGGaatgtgtgtacag GTGTGGCGGACTGAGCCTGCTCTCCGTGGAAGGAGAATCATATGTCCTGATT ATACTCACAGGAGATGGGGTCTTATTGTTGCTGCATCACTGGGCCTCCTGGTTGCCATAACAACAGTGGGCATCGTCACCTACAACCTGATCAAACAGCAGACATCAG CATGGTGCTCTGCTGAAAGAAAACCCGTTTTGCTGGTCTGCTCCTCGGACGAAACAAGTCACATTTCGGCTGTGTGCGCTTTAGCCTACGGCCTGCAGGAGGAGCTTCACATGGACGTGCGCCTAGCTCAGTGGGCCCAATGCAGCACTCAGACCTCTCTGGCCCAACTAGGTCCTGCCCCCTGGCTCTACGGCCAATGCCAGCAGGTACACAGTGTAGGTGGGATGGTGCTCATAGCCTGGAGCCCTAAAGCCCAGCAGACTTTCCTCcaatggagagagagagctagtgGAGGAAAAGCAGACAAGGCGGGACAGATGGACAAAGTGCTGCTAGAAGAACAGAGCGATAAACAAGGACAAAAGTGCACAGAGAGCCAGTCTTCTATCACAGCACCAGTGTTTAACGCCAGCCTCATAAGCATGTGGGCGGGACTCCAGAGCGAGAGGCATGGTCAAGGATTTGGTCTTGTGTGTTTCCGAGGCTTAAGCAACACAAGGTGTATTCCGAAGGAGCTCAGAGGCATTCAGAGATACTGCCTTCCTAGAGATCTCTCCAACCTGATACATCAAATGGATGTAAACGTACATGGACCAAGACACAGGGTCCAAAACAGGAGTAAATGGTGCTGTTGGTCCCGCCTTTTGTCCAAAGGACTGTCTTTCTGGTTGTCGCAGAGGCTCGCTCAGAGACTGGACGCATGGCTTCCTCAGACTCCAGCGAAGCCAGACAGCAAACATCTTCCGAAACGGTCACATAAAAACGCCAGTGAAAAGGTGTTAAggaaaaagtttaaaaagaaacgaaaagaaaagaaaaatattaaaggTAATCTTGACACACAGAAAGTGCTACTGGGGTAA
- the LOC113656249 gene encoding interleukin-17 receptor E isoform X1 has protein sequence MRAQGVFTCAVVALHLFFFTSSVENVVVVKEKWSNADKKQITPWINLSTVKSKGYDACVRLRLYIKPLSANKTLRIEFYELGVRNFRNLLIQRGRHDNNTISWKLMFDDQSTRVKIRKRSSINKHLDIRRERVWELQYDCFMASRGSTVHVAVYDLNQTLINDSYTVEVLPPDSGVPAYKVTPDILSKHFIVDVEEGKFVHMKLCRRMNVVCTNITSQMINSTLNRTVTLKLPYLVPCLCVQVYYPGVDTSRPTVCPLNDKILPGGGEVLSSSSLKLFGSSVLKWEHKCPLIQFKPDVSLCWQHIRNHSQCVSVQNSSLLMSNLKYNVSDVDKHPHMCLKFFLNGSHHVFCPFSSGDLSEWDVTVVPGFQRLSVRLSSSIPATFAAQLCVEEGETCVLKENVHTVQMEGLRDVEMTVPLPFFTLGMCVQVWRTEPALRGRRIICPDYTHRRWGLIVAASLGLLVAITTVGIVTYNLIKQQTSAWCSAERKPVLLVCSSDETSHISAVCALAYGLQEELHMDVRLAQWAQCSTQTSLAQLGPAPWLYGQCQQVHSVGGMVLIAWSPKAQQTFLQWRERASGGKADKAGQMDKVLLEEQSDKQGQKCTESQSSITAPVFNASLISMWAGLQSERHGQGFGLVCFRGLSNTRCIPKELRGIQRYCLPRDLSNLIHQMDVNVHGPRHRVQNRSKWCCWSRLLSKGLSFWLSQRLAQRLDAWLPQTPAKPDSKHLPKRSHKNASEKVLRKKFKKKRKEKKNIKGNLDTQKVLLG, from the exons AAATGGTCCAATGCTG ACAAGAAGCAGATCACGCCGTGGATAAACCTCTCAACGGTTAAGTCCAAGGGTTACGATGCGTGCGTGAGACTGCGTCTGTACATAAAGCCCCTGT CAGCCAATAAAACCCTACGGATCGAGTTCTATGAATTAGGTGTAAGAAATTTCCGCAATCTTTTGATCCAGAGAGGTCGTCATGACAACAACACTATTTCG TGGAAACTGATGTTTGATGACCAAAGTACAAGAGTTAAAATCCGAAAACGCTCGTCCATCAACAAACATCTAGATATCCGGAGAGAACGTGTG TGGGAGTTGCAGTATGACTGTTTTATGGCTAGTAGAGGCAGTACAGTCCACGTGGCTGTGTATGACTTAAACCAAACACTCATTAACGACTCGTACACTGTGGAAG TCTTGCCACCAGATTCTGGAGTGCCCGCATATAAAGTAACACCGGATATCCTCTCAAAGCACTTTATCGTTGACGTGGAGGAGGGCAAATTTGTGCACATGAAGTTATGCCGCAGAATGAACGTAGTGTGTACAAATATCACTTCCCAAATG ATCAATTCTACGCTTAATCGCACAGTCACGTTAAAGCTTCCTTACTTGGTGCCCTGTTTATGCGTGCAG GTGTATTACCCTGGAGTCGATACCAGTAGACCCACCGTCTGTCCACTAAATGACAAAATATTGCCAG GAGGTGGAGAAGTGTTGTCCAGCAGCTCACTGAAGCTGTTTGGTAGCTCAGTTCTAAAGTGGGAGCACAAATGCCCCTTAATCCAGTTCAAACCTGATGTCTCTCTCTGCTGGCAACATATTAGAAACCACTcgcagtgtgtttctgtgcaaaaCTCCAGCCTGCTCATGAGCAACCTG aaATACAATGTGTCTGATGTAGACAAGCATCCCCACATGTGTCTGAAG TTTTTTCTAAACGGTAGCCATCATGTCTTCTGCCCCTTCAGCTCAG GTGATTTATCAGAATGGGATGTTACTGTAGTTCCTGGATTTCAGCGTCTGTCCGTACGTCTGTCCTCCAGTATCCCAGCGACCTTTGCTGCCCAGCTCTGTGTGGAAGAAGGAGAAACTTGTGTCTTGAAAGAAAATGTGCACACTGTTCAGATG GAAGGATTAAGAGACGTGGAGATGACTGTGCCTCTTCCCTTTTTCACCCTAGGaatgtgtgtacag GTGTGGCGGACTGAGCCTGCTCTCCGTGGAAGGAGAATCATATGTCCTGATT ATACTCACAGGAGATGGGGTCTTATTGTTGCTGCATCACTGGGCCTCCTGGTTGCCATAACAACAGTGGGCATCGTCACCTACAACCTGATCAAACAGCAGACATCAG CATGGTGCTCTGCTGAAAGAAAACCCGTTTTGCTGGTCTGCTCCTCGGACGAAACAAGTCACATTTCGGCTGTGTGCGCTTTAGCCTACGGCCTGCAGGAGGAGCTTCACATGGACGTGCGCCTAGCTCAGTGGGCCCAATGCAGCACTCAGACCTCTCTGGCCCAACTAGGTCCTGCCCCCTGGCTCTACGGCCAATGCCAGCAGGTACACAGTGTAGGTGGGATGGTGCTCATAGCCTGGAGCCCTAAAGCCCAGCAGACTTTCCTCcaatggagagagagagctagtgGAGGAAAAGCAGACAAGGCGGGACAGATGGACAAAGTGCTGCTAGAAGAACAGAGCGATAAACAAGGACAAAAGTGCACAGAGAGCCAGTCTTCTATCACAGCACCAGTGTTTAACGCCAGCCTCATAAGCATGTGGGCGGGACTCCAGAGCGAGAGGCATGGTCAAGGATTTGGTCTTGTGTGTTTCCGAGGCTTAAGCAACACAAGGTGTATTCCGAAGGAGCTCAGAGGCATTCAGAGATACTGCCTTCCTAGAGATCTCTCCAACCTGATACATCAAATGGATGTAAACGTACATGGACCAAGACACAGGGTCCAAAACAGGAGTAAATGGTGCTGTTGGTCCCGCCTTTTGTCCAAAGGACTGTCTTTCTGGTTGTCGCAGAGGCTCGCTCAGAGACTGGACGCATGGCTTCCTCAGACTCCAGCGAAGCCAGACAGCAAACATCTTCCGAAACGGTCACATAAAAACGCCAGTGAAAAGGTGTTAAggaaaaagtttaaaaagaaacgaaaagaaaagaaaaatattaaaggTAATCTTGACACACAGAAAGTGCTACTGGGGTAA